The DNA region GAGCAGCAGAAGGTTCCCGACAGTTACGTTAAGCCGGTTGTTACCGAAGACCTGAGCGCTCGACTCGCCACGATGAAGGAGCAGATCCTGAGCCGCTCCCGTCTGGAGCCCATCATTGAGCGCTTCAATCTTTATGGGACCACCAAGATGTCCATGGACGACCGCATTGATGCGGTTCGAAAGAACATCGAGATCAAGCCGATCCAATCGACGATCCCCGGAGCGGGCGGCTTGCCGGGCTTCTTCATCTCTTACCAGGCCAGCGAGGCGCGCACCGCCCAGCTCGTCTGCGGCGAAATCACTTCGCTCTTCGTCAACGAAAGCATCAGCGACCGCACCGCCTCCGCCGAGGGGACCACTGCCTTCCTGCAGGCACAGCTTGCCGATGCGAAGCGCAATCTCGACGATCAGGATGCCAAACTAGCCCGCTTCCAGGAACAGAACTCCGGAAGGCTTCCCGACGAACAGGGCGCCAACTTGAATATGTTGAACAGTTTGAACACCCAGTTGGACGCTGCAACGCAGGCGCTGGCGCGGCTTGAGCAGGATAAGAGCTACGAAGAGGCGATGCTTGCCCAGCAGAGTGCCCAGGGTTCCACGTCCGCTGGAGGGACCGTAGCTCCGCAGACCCAACAAGCTGAATTAGATGGGCTTCTTAGCCAGGAAGCTGATCTGACCTCCCGCTACACCGACGATTATCCTGATGTAGTTACTGTCCGCCGCAAGATCAAGGAACTCCGCGCGCAGATGGCGAAAGCTCCCGAGCCATCTACTGCCCCGGCCTCCTCTGCTCCGAGCCGTCACGATTCCCTGAGCGTACAGCAGCTTCGCGCACAGCTTCGTGCGCTGGACCAGGCAATCACCCAGAAAAAGCACGATCAGGCCGAACTTCAGGTCCAGATCCGCGGCTACCAGGGACGGATTCAGTCCACCCCGGCTGTGCAGGAGCAGTTCAAAAATATCACTCGCGATTACCAGACCGCGCAACAGTTCTATGATGATCTCCTCGGCAAGATGAACCAGTCGAAGATGGCAACCGATCTCGAGAAGCGTCAGCAGGGAGAGAACTTCAAGGTCATGGACGAGCCCAACCTTCCCGAAGCGCCGACGTCTCCGAACCGTCTGGTCTTCGCGACTGTGGGTTTTGCTGCAGGCATCGCGCTTGGCCTGTTGATCGTGGCCCTCATTGAATATCGCGACACCGCAGTGCGCAGCGAACGCGATATCTGGGCGTTCACTAAGCTACCTACCCTGGCCGTCATCGGGTTCGCTGGCGACGAGCAGCCTGCGCCCTCTAAACATATTTGGCCATTTCGTCGTCGACCAGACATCCCAGCGGATACCAAGCCGCTGATGAACGCAGGCGGGTAAGCATGTATAAAAGCTTTTACAAACTGCAAAGCAGCCCGTTCGGGACCAGCCCGGACCCGCGGTTCCTCTACATGATGCCGCACACCCGTGAGGCGCTGGCCTGCCTGGAGTATGGCATCTCTGCTCGCAAGGGGTTCACTGTTCTCACTGGCGAGGTAGGCACCGGAAAGACGACCCTACTGCGTTGTGCCCTGAGTTCCTTCAGTACCCGACGCGTATGTACGTCCTTCGTCTTCAACCCTCGACTCGAAACATTGGACTTTCTGGAGTTCGTACTTACCGACTTCGGCATCGTTCCGGCGTCCCGGACCAAGTCCGGCATGCTCTTGCAGCTCAATCGCTGGCTGATCGAGCGGTTTCGCATGGAAGAAACCTGCGTCGTCGTCGTTGATGAGGCGCAGAACCTCTCCTGGGAGTTGCTTGAGGAGATTCGCCTCCTTACCAACCTGGAGACCTCGTCAGAGAAGCTTCTGCAGATCGTGCTCTCCGGCCAGCCCGAGCTCGAGGAGAAGCTTCGTCATCCGAGCGTGCGTCAGCTTCGCCAGCGCGTCTCGCTTTGGTGCCGCACCCAATCGCTTACCGACGCCCAGACCCATTCCTATGTGGCCGAGCGTCTTCGCATAGCCGGTGCCTCCTGGCCGATATTTTCCGATCAGGCGCTCAATCTAGTCCATCGCTTCAGCCGCGGCATTCCCCGCATCATCAACCTGCTCTGCGAGCACTCGCTCATTTTGGGCTATGTGGAGCAGATGCGCGAGATTACTCCGGCCATCGTGGAAAACGTAGCAATTGAACTGGAACTCGAGACCCAGCCATTTCTTATCTCCTCCGCAGCAATGGGTGGCGGAGGCATGTCGTCGCCGCGCTCCATATCCGACGAGGCCCCTAGCTTCGGCACAGTTTTTAATGGTGATCCCACGGGAAGGCAAGACCGATGAGCCGCATTTACGAAGCACTCCAGAAAGCAGAATCCGAGCGTAAGCTGGACCAACACGAGCCACGAGCCTCCGAGCAGCAGATTGATTTGGAGCCTCTCACGCAGACCGCTGTCGCAGAGGCGGAATATGAGTCGCCCGTCGCCGCACCACCGGCAGCGGAGCGTTCCTCCAGATATGTTGCTCCGGTTGCCACCGCTCCTGCCGTAGCCAACGGCACGCTCGATCTAAGCAAGATCGTCCGACGGCCCTGGAGCCCGTCGTTCTCCCAGCTTCCTGCTCTCCTGCAACGCGGACCAGCCGTTGAGCAGTTCCGCAGCCTGCGCTCGCGGATCTTCGAACTGCGCGACGTCAGCCCGCTTAAGTCGATCCTGATCAGCAGCGGCATGCCACAGGAAGGCAAGAGCTTTGTCTCCGTGAATCTCGCCCTTAGCCTGGCGCGCCATAAGAACAGCAAGGTGCTCTTGATCGATGGTGATATGCGTCGCTACACCACGCACCAGCTCCTTGGCTGCGAGTCCCAACCGGGATTGGCCGACTATCTCGGAGGCAAGGTCGGAATAGTGGAGATCATGCAGCGGGCTGAGGATATGCCGGTCACGGATGCCACAAAGCAGCAGCCCACGTTGCCCAACCTTACCTTTATCGCCGGAGGCAACGGTGGAGACAAGGCAGCAGATCTCTCGGGCAGCCCGCGATTCGGCGATCTGATCCGCCAGGCCTCCCCTTATTTTGATTGGATCATCGTCGACTCTTCGCCCGTCCTCCCCGTTTCGGATGCTGTCAACCTCGCTCGGTCCTGTGATGGCGTTCTTCTGGTTGCCCGCGGCGGAGTCACGAAATTTCCGATCGCTCAACGTGCGCAGAGCGAGCTGAAAGCCTCGAAGATTCTCGGCTTTGTGCTCAACGCCGTTCACGAAGCTCCCTTGATCGGAAGCTATTATGGATACGACGCGAAGAGTGAATAAGAACATGCTTAGAAATTAGAGACGAAAGATGTCTTGTATTGTTTGTATTACGGCATCATCCTGTCACTGGGCACAGCCGCGCAGGGACAGGCAGTGATACATTGCCGTCGCCATTCTTTGCTGTACTCCCGAACGCAGTGAACGCTCCCCCCGTTTCTTTTCACTCGTTATCTGGGAAGGTGATTGATATCGCCCGCTGTATTTCATGATTTTTTGACAGGTTTCAAGAGAGAGCAATCGACGTAATGATCCGGTTATTCAACGTCTACTATCCAACGCGCACCATCGTTCTACTGTTGTGCGAAGCGCTGATTATCGGCGGTTCCTTTCTGCTGGCGACCGTGCTGATCGCCGGGCCTGACAGTTACCTCATTCTTAATTTTGAATACGGCTGGGTTAAGATTGTCAGCCTAATAATCCTTACCCTCCTGATTTCCTACTACTTCGATCTGTATGAGCCGCAGCGCATCTCCGAGCACTGGGAGATCTACTTTCGCCTCCTTCTAGTCCTGGGTTTCCTGTCCTTCCTGCTCTCAGGTGTGATCTATCTCTATCCCGGCGCGGACATAGCTCACTCCGTCCTGCTGCTGGGCCTCATATTCCTTACCGGGTCGCTGGTGGCGTGGCGCAGGGCTTACGAGTGGCTCATCGGCAGGGAGGCTTTCCGCGAGAGAGTCTACATCCTCGGCAACGGTGAACGCGCCCAGATGGTCGCCCAACTCCTCCGCACCCGCAAAGATGCAGGCATGGAGGTCGTTGGATGCGATGGCTTCGCCGCAAGTGCGCAAGACCAAAATCAGGTATTTGCTGCGGCTCTTAGCGATGTCGATGGCAGCAAGCATCACATTGACCGTGTAATTGTTGCCCTAGAGGACCGACGCGGTTCGCTGCCTCTCCGCGAGATGCTCAAGCTCCGCTTCAACGGCGTAATCATTGAAGAATCAGGTGCTTTGCTGGAGCGGTTGACCGGCAAGCTATATCTCGACGGTCTTCGTCCCAGCAACTTCATCTATAGCGAAGGCTTCCGCGTAAAGCCGTCGCAGCAGATCGCCCGTCGCCTCGTCTCTACTTTGACGGCAGCCTTGGGGCTGCTTCTGTTTCTACCGTTCTTTCCTTTTGTCGTTCTGATGGTTCGCCTATCGTCCCCCGGCCCCATCTTCTTCCGCCAGACCCGGGTGGGCATGAACGGTCGCAACTTCTCCGTCTACAAATTTCGAACCATGCGAACAGACGCCGAAGCAGCCGGCGCCAAGTGGGCCACGAAAAACGATCCTCGAGTCACAAGAGTCGGCATGTTTATGCGCAAGACAAGGCTCGACGAGGTTCCTCAGCTTTGGAATGTATTGCGCGGCGACATGGGCTTCGTTGGTCCTCGCCCTGAGCGGCCTGAGTTCGTTCCCTGGCTCTCCGAGCAGATTCCCTACTTCGATCTGCGCCACATGATTCGTCCGGGTCTCACAGGATGGGCCCAAGTTCGCTACGGCTACGGAGCCACCCTCGCCCAAAGCCGCGAAAAACTGGAGTTTGACCTTTATTACATCAAACACATGTCTCTCGGGCTCGATCTTCTCATCATGTTCGAAACAGTTAAGACCATTATCCGTCGCCAGGGAGCGCAATAGGACAGGATCGTCAAAACCCCGTTGACTGGGACTGTCCTATGGAAAATTTTAGTAAATCCTGCCTCGCGATGATAGCGCCGGTTTCAGCGTTCTTTCAGATGTCTTTTTGACCAGCCCTGGAATCCGCAACGGTCGCGGTGGAACCTCAGGCATGCCTACCTCGCTCAACTTGTAAAGCAGCGACCGATAGCTGATTTGAAGCCACTTAGCCGTCTTTTGCCGGTTCCAGCTATTCTCCTGCAGCACTTTCAAAATGATCTGGCGCTCGAGATCCTGTGTAGCTTTTTTCGTAATGTCCTTCAGGGACACCGGTTCGCTCAGATCAATTTCCGTCGTAATGCCACTCCGCGGCGTCTCCGGCATCAACTCTGCAACCAGTGCATCTTCGCTACCTATAAGGACGTAGCTCCGGATCAGGTTCTCCAACTGCCGGATGTTGCCCGGCCAATGGTAGTTCTGCATCAACCGTACAGCGCTCTTGGAGAGTAACTCCGGTGCATGGTGGAAAACTTTTGCATAGTGGTCAATAAAATAATCGATCAGAATTGGAAGATCCGCGATTCGCTGCCTCAGCGGCGGAAGATTAATAGTTACCGCGTTGATTCTAAAGAGAAAATCAAGTCGGAACGTCCCATCCTCCACCTGATTACGGAGGTCGCAGTTTGCGGCGGATACCAGCCGGGTAGTAATCGTGCGAGGATCATGGCCACCCACGCGAGTAAAGGTTCCGTCTTGCAATACCTGCAATAACTTGGCTTGTACGGCCAGGTCGAGACTTCCCACCTCGTCGAGGAACAGAGTTCCCAGGTGCGCCTGCTCCACTCTGCCCTGTTTGGTCGACATGGCACCGGTAAAGGCACCCTTTTCATATCCGAACAGCTCGGTCTCCAGCAGAGAATGCGGTATGGCTGGACAACTCACCTTGACGAGAGATCCGCTGGCCCGCTTGGAAAGAGCATGGAGCAGGCGGACGCAGACCTCTTTGCCTGTTCCACTTTCCCCTTGAATGAGAACGGGCACGTCAGTCTCCGCAACCCGTTCTAACTTGTTCCGGACCGCCTGCATCGCTGCGGTCTTCCCAAAGATGATATCGAGAGGCGGGAGATTGAGTGCAGCAACGGATTCCGATTGGTGAATCAAGATTATTTTCCTATCAAGGTGCAGGGGCACAGTAAAAGCAATACTCTATCTGTTGCACGTCGATAACCAATCAGATAGTAGCAAGAGAGCTGAATTCGTTTTTGGCTTCAAAGGGAGAGCCGCGAAAAATATTACGGTCGAAGCGAGTCTGTAATCCTGTATTTATCAACCTTTCTACAGTCACAGGGAAAATGTTTACCAAAGTAATCTGCAAAAAAATGGTATTTTCTTATCTGCTGCAACGATCGTTGCATAGTAAGCTAGACCTGTCCGGGAAGGGGAAAGGGAAAACCTTTATCCCTTTTCTCGGCAAACTTGTTAACATTTTTTTCTTTGGCAGTCCTTTTAGCACGATCTAAAATTCCTTCATCTAAGTTTCCAGTGTTCCTGAGGGCCTGCTTGGACGAATAGATCGAAGGCCCAGTTTGGACTCAAATAGTGAAGGCTTGAGTTCTCGAGTATCGCAAGTTTTGGGTCCGTTGACCCAAAACGGCGAAAAGAGGTTTTTGTATGTCAGCTTCGCTGTCTTATCCGGTCTCTGCCTCGAAGTCCATTGCGAAATCGCGGGCCCAGATTCTTATCCTGGAGCCAGACCTGGCGGTTCTTGACTATCTCCGATCAACTCTCAGAGGGAAATACGCGCTTAACCTGTTCTCTGAAGAACAGACCCTGCTCGACCGACTCGATCAGCACGACGATCCTGATCTTTTGTTGCTCGCATTGCATAGCAATCGTGATCCCATTCCCCTCCTGACCCAGGTTCGTTGCACAAAGCCGCATCTTCCTGTGATTGTGCTTTCGGGCTCGTCTGAGTTGCGTGACATTGAAACGGTCATCAGGCTCGGAGTCCGCGCTATCGTGATGAAGCCGTTCGTTGGCTGCGATGTGGAAGCAACCATCGAAGAGCATCTTGCCTCTGCGGACAAGAAGACGTCCGCGGACACGCCTCGCGAAATTCCTCTCAATGAGACGCATTCCTTTGTCCGCTCCAGCAAACGTATGCGCGATCTGGAGTCCCAGGCAGCGCTTGTCGCCCGGGCAGATATCCCTCTGCTCATTCTGGGGGAAAGCGGCACGGGTAAAGAGATACTTGCGTTGTACACGCATATGATGTCGGCCCGCAGCCAGCATATTTTTTTGAAGGTCAATTGTGCGGCGGTTCCTGCCGAGCTTCTCGAAAGCGAACTGTTCGGTTATGAGCAAGGGGCGTTTACTGGTGCAATCAAGACCAAGCCCGGCAAGTTTGAGGTCTGCACCGGAGGAACAATTTTTCTGGATGAAATCGGAGAGATGCCGGCCATCCTGCAAGCCAAGTTATTGCAGGTCCTGCAGGACGGAACTTTTTCGCGTCTGGGTAGTCGTGCTCCCATGAAGGTTGATGTGCGCGTAATTGCGGCAACGAATATCAACATGAAAGAAGCAATGGCACAGAAGACGTTTCGCGAGGATTTGTACTATCGCTTGAATGGCTTCACGTTGAATATTCCGCCGCTGCGCGAACGCCGGGAGGAGATTCCTGTACTTGCTGAGTACTTTATGCGAAAGGGAGCGAAGCGATATGGCCGTGACGAGCTCTCATTTTCCCCGAAGCTGATGAACGCCCTGACTGAGCACGTCTGGCCGGGTAACTTGCGCGAGTTGGAAAATGTCGTGAACCGCTATCTCGTCCTGGGAGACGAACGGGCCATTCTGGAAGAGCTTTCTCCCTCAAACGGCACTCAAAGCACTTCCAGTCCGGTTGCGGAGACGCCTGGCAGTGCAGGGCTCAAGGCGCTTGTCCGAGGGTTAAAGGGCGATGCAGAAGCAACAGCGATTGCACGGGTACTCGAGGGCACGGGATGGAACCGGAAGGCTGCGGCAAGCGATCTTCAAATCAGTTATAAGGCGTTGCTCTACAAGATCAAGCAATACGATCTCTCGCCGCGGAGTCAAGCTTAGTGGCACACCTTGAAGATGGTGAAGCGGGCAATATACATAGGATCGTCGTCCGATATGAAGATCGTGCGGTGCGTGGGTTCGCGGATATAACTGATCTGGGGTCGGTTGAGGAGCTTCTGCATGGTACGCAGGAGTCTCCTTTGGAGTCCATTCGTTTGCGTTTATTGGACTCTCAGGTAGTCCAGGAGGTGCCCACCAAGGACGCCAAGGCGGTTTTTTTCGTCAAGACGTTTGAAGGGGATCTCAAACACCGTGCACTGCATTTTCATGGGCACGCTCCTGTGCTGGACGGGCTTTGGGTACGGGTGTACTTCCATGACAGCGAGATGATCGAAGGGATTGTTAGCAATAACTCCGATTTTGTCCTCCAGGACGGGTTCTTTTTAATGCCCACCGATCCGAATGGCAATAACAAGCTGGTTTATGTGCTCAAGGGCAAGCTTAAAGATTTTCACGTATTGGGCTTACGGAACCCGTCCAAGAGCCTCCATAAAGCTTGACGCGGAGAGGTGACAGTGTTCCGGTCCGCGAGTTAGTCTTTCTTCAGGAAGGAACTCGATGATCCGGAGCCGCATCCGACCGAACCCGACGACCTGCCTTCTTGTAACCGCCCTTGCGGTTGCTGTATTTTCTCCAATCCCCACATGGGCAGCCGGGCCTGGTACTTTGCCCACAGTCGCATCGGCGGCCAGCCCTTCGACCAGCGCCGCGGCATCCGATTCCGACGATACACCGGATCAAGCGTCACATCTGCTGGTGATGGCTGACTTTAACCGCGACGGTACCGCCGATATTGCGCGGGCTGTATTGCCTGCGGGAGATGAGTCCGGGCCAGCTTTGCTGACGGTATCGCTGGGCCAGGCAGATGGCACCTACAAGCAGGTGTTCTCTCGAACAGTGCTGGGACACGCCCCCCGGTATATCGTTGCCGGTGATTTTAACCAGGACGGATTTCCAGACGTGATCGTAGGAGACGATGACGGTGAACTGATGCTGTTTGCTGGAGATGGCACAGGCAATCTGGTTGCTGCCGGTGATATCGCCCACCTCAGCTCGGTCGTGTCGATTGTCGTTGCTGACTTCAACCACGATGGCATCCTGGACGTGGCCGTCACTGACTGGCGCGCGAGTTCGGTGACCGTGTTTCTTGGCGCTGGCAAAGGTCTATTCCGGAAAGAATGGTCCGTTCCTTTGCGAATGCCGGGCACTTCCCCACACCTCGCCGCAGCGGACTTTAATGGAGACGGAATTCCGGACCTGGCAGTGGTGTACGACGATGATGAAGGGGCCACTTTCGATGTCCTGCTTGGCAACGGCAAAGGCGACTTTACGCTTTCTCCAGGGCTGAGTTTGACCAGAGACCCGAACTCACATTGCGTGACCTAGTCCTTAACAGCGCGGCGCAGTGCTTCGAGATAGCTGTAGCCCCAGTACGTATCGGGAAGCAACACGCCGTCCTCGGTCCATTCGTTCCATGCGTTGAGATAGATCAGCTTCTGGTGTGGACTGGAAGCGACAAAATGCCTTGCAGCACGGACCAGCCGTTCGAACTGATCGGGACTGCGATTCGTCGCAACGCAGGAGAACTCACCGAAGCGCGGGCTGTCGTCCCATCCGACCGAGCAGGTGGGATGAAACGGAACCTGGGATTCCTTTCGCAGCTCCGGCCAGGATGCGACTGCCTCCGCGGCTCCGGTTCCGTAGGGAATGCGTGATCCGGGAGGCTTGGAACCATAGGTCCAGCCGAAGGTGCCGTACTGCACAGCGCTGTCGAAGCCAAGATCATGCAGACGGCCCTGATATTTACTGAAACCGTTACAAACCTGGAGATGAAGCTTGGGGAAGCCCAGTTTGTGCGCGCGTTCGCGCACCACGGCCAGCGACCGTCGCAGGCCATCTTCGCCTAATTGCTCGACCACCTTGCCGGCATCGAAGATTCCGAACACCGGAGCCCCATTGAAGGTGAGATAGTTCGACTGGCTGAAATAGTGCTCGGCGCAGTAGTTGCACACCCGCTCAAAATCTTGAATCGAATGTCGCTGAGGAGTAAGGATGGCGGCATCGTCCGGAGAACGCGCGGGGTAGACATTTTTCCAGTCGTGATTGGCCCACATAATGGCGAACTTCAGCTTGTCGCGATTAGGAGCCTTCAGGAGTCCACGTTCCAGCTGCTCCTGATAAAACTGCAGTCCATCGTGCCAGTACCAGTCAATCATCCATGCGTCGACGCCATAGGTAGAGGCGAGATCGATCTCTCTCGCGGCCCATGCTGGATCCGACTCATCGTAATAGCCCCACAGAGGAAAATGCGGCATCGTGTGACCGGGAAAGAGGGCGCGGGAGTTGCGCAGCGTATCGAACTCTGTCCATCCCTTGCCGAAGTGCTCTTCCATATAGGGCGACGGGTGCCAACTAGGGAAGTTGAAGGCGATGACGGTGACATCACGCGGCGCGCTCAGTTCCTTCGTTCCTAGTACCTGATGAAGACGCTCCGGGCTGAAGTAGGCCGCGGTTGCTGCGTCTCCGATCAACCCGGTCGGCGTCGAAGGGAGTTGGCTCGTTGCGGAGGTTTTGCTATCGGTGGCTTGTGCGAGGGAGCTGGCAGGCCGAAATGCGCCAGCTATTCCAGCTTGTACCGCGGAGGTGAGAAGTTTGCGTCGATTCAAGCCATTTTCTCCCTGCCAGGCGGGGAATACTGTATCGCCCCGGCCCAACCACTATATGCAAGTTGGGCTGGAGTGGAAAATCTTCGCCAGGGAAAGGAAAGAAGCTGCACATAGCTGTGTTTGCCCCCATCGCAATCGACTCCACTTGTACTGGCGACAGGAGAAAGCTTCCATCCATCCACCCTTCGTCCGTCTTGTAGCGAGACTTTGCTGACGATGTCGTACTCAAGAAATTCAGCTGATTCGGGCGCCATGGATTGCCGCTCCTTATCCTGTATCTTGTGTTACTTGAGAGGTTTGCAAAAAAACGAAGCGGGGAGTATCTCAGGATGAAGCGAAGGGATGTATTGAAGGGTCTTTCGATTGTGGCCGGTGGCGCGTTGTGTACGACACCTGCCTTGTCAGCGTTTGCTTTTGGAGAGGACAAGGCGCAGGCTCCGCCGCCACTGGCGCTTCCAATTCGCGGATTGGTGAGGAAGAATGGCAAGCTGATGCAGCCAATCCAGATCTCCATACGGCATTCCGGTGGGGACGCTGCCGCGGTGACGACGCTCGATGGCGCGGAGATCGACAGGAGGGCGCTGACCTCAGGACAGAACACATTTAATGTGCTGATTGCACCGGTGACGGAGGCACGCGATGGCTCGATCGTCGTGAAGGTGGGGGAAAGCGGCAGTTCGGCGTCGGTCAAGCTGCAACCAGTCCGCAAGGTGCTGATCTACGTGCTGCCGCACTCGCACCATGATCTTGGATACACGGATCTTCAGGCGAATGTGGAAGAGAAGCAGATGCAGAACATCACGCTGGGCATGGAAATGGCCAGGAAGACGGCAAGCTATCCCGAGGGGTCGCGGTTTGTGTGGAACCTCGAAGTGCTGTGGGGTGCGGACCTGTATATGCGACGACGGTCACAGGCGGAGAAGGATGCATTAATCGCAGCGGTGAAAAATGGCTGGGTGGCCATCAACGGGATGTATGCGAATGAGTTGACGGGGTTGTGTCGGCCAGAGGAGTTGATGCAACTGTTCCGCTATGGGACGGAGCTGGGGAAGACCTGCGGCGTACGTGTGGACTCGGCGATGATCAGCGATGTGCCGGGATATACGTGGGGCACGGTGACCGCGATGGCGCAGGCGGGGATACGGTACTTCTCAGCCGCGCCGAATTTCTTCGACCGTATTGGCAGCCTGATGGCGGAGTGGCAGGACAAGCCGTTCTGGGCGGTGTCGCCTTCGGGCAAAGAGAAGGTGCTGGTATGGATTCCGTGGACGGGATATGCGATGTCGCACGTGATGAAGCTGAGTCCCGAGTTTGTGGGTAAGTATCAGGACCGTCTGGATACAGCGGGATTCAAGTATGACATCTCGTATATTCGCTGGTCGGGTCACGGAGATAATGCGGTGCCCGATCCTGAGTTGAGCGAGTTTATTAAAGGATGGAACGAAGAATACGAGTGGCCCAAGTTTCACATCTCTTCAACGAGCGAGGCGTTCTCCGCATTCGAGAAGCGGCATGGAACGGAGATTCCGGAGATGCATGGAGACTTGACCCCGTATTGGGAGGATGGCGCGGGGTCGTCGGCACTGGAGACGAAGCTGAATCGCGTGGCGGCGGACAGGCTGACGCAGGCTGAGGCGCTGGGAGCGATGTTTTCGCCGACCGCCCTGAGCACGGCCAAGGTGAATGAGGCGTGGCGGAACATCCTGCTGTACTCCGAGCACACGTGGGGAGCGTGGTGCAGTGTCTCGGACTCGGAGAGCGACTTTACCAAGAAGCAGTGGGATGTGAAACGGCAGTTCGCGGTGGAT from Edaphobacter paludis includes:
- a CDS encoding Wzz/FepE/Etk N-terminal domain-containing protein, producing the protein MLGHRVLNLEDYATILKRRWWIIAIPTLILPIVAYGISHFVQPRYVSQTLVLVEQQKVPDSYVKPVVTEDLSARLATMKEQILSRSRLEPIIERFNLYGTTKMSMDDRIDAVRKNIEIKPIQSTIPGAGGLPGFFISYQASEARTAQLVCGEITSLFVNESISDRTASAEGTTAFLQAQLADAKRNLDDQDAKLARFQEQNSGRLPDEQGANLNMLNSLNTQLDAATQALARLEQDKSYEEAMLAQQSAQGSTSAGGTVAPQTQQAELDGLLSQEADLTSRYTDDYPDVVTVRRKIKELRAQMAKAPEPSTAPASSAPSRHDSLSVQQLRAQLRALDQAITQKKHDQAELQVQIRGYQGRIQSTPAVQEQFKNITRDYQTAQQFYDDLLGKMNQSKMATDLEKRQQGENFKVMDEPNLPEAPTSPNRLVFATVGFAAGIALGLLIVALIEYRDTAVRSERDIWAFTKLPTLAVIGFAGDEQPAPSKHIWPFRRRPDIPADTKPLMNAGG
- a CDS encoding AAA family ATPase; its protein translation is MYKSFYKLQSSPFGTSPDPRFLYMMPHTREALACLEYGISARKGFTVLTGEVGTGKTTLLRCALSSFSTRRVCTSFVFNPRLETLDFLEFVLTDFGIVPASRTKSGMLLQLNRWLIERFRMEETCVVVVDEAQNLSWELLEEIRLLTNLETSSEKLLQIVLSGQPELEEKLRHPSVRQLRQRVSLWCRTQSLTDAQTHSYVAERLRIAGASWPIFSDQALNLVHRFSRGIPRIINLLCEHSLILGYVEQMREITPAIVENVAIELELETQPFLISSAAMGGGGMSSPRSISDEAPSFGTVFNGDPTGRQDR
- a CDS encoding CpsD/CapB family tyrosine-protein kinase, which produces MSRIYEALQKAESERKLDQHEPRASEQQIDLEPLTQTAVAEAEYESPVAAPPAAERSSRYVAPVATAPAVANGTLDLSKIVRRPWSPSFSQLPALLQRGPAVEQFRSLRSRIFELRDVSPLKSILISSGMPQEGKSFVSVNLALSLARHKNSKVLLIDGDMRRYTTHQLLGCESQPGLADYLGGKVGIVEIMQRAEDMPVTDATKQQPTLPNLTFIAGGNGGDKAADLSGSPRFGDLIRQASPYFDWIIVDSSPVLPVSDAVNLARSCDGVLLVARGGVTKFPIAQRAQSELKASKILGFVLNAVHEAPLIGSYYGYDAKSE
- a CDS encoding TIGR03013 family XrtA/PEP-CTERM system glycosyltransferase; this translates as MIRLFNVYYPTRTIVLLLCEALIIGGSFLLATVLIAGPDSYLILNFEYGWVKIVSLIILTLLISYYFDLYEPQRISEHWEIYFRLLLVLGFLSFLLSGVIYLYPGADIAHSVLLLGLIFLTGSLVAWRRAYEWLIGREAFRERVYILGNGERAQMVAQLLRTRKDAGMEVVGCDGFAASAQDQNQVFAAALSDVDGSKHHIDRVIVALEDRRGSLPLREMLKLRFNGVIIEESGALLERLTGKLYLDGLRPSNFIYSEGFRVKPSQQIARRLVSTLTAALGLLLFLPFFPFVVLMVRLSSPGPIFFRQTRVGMNGRNFSVYKFRTMRTDAEAAGAKWATKNDPRVTRVGMFMRKTRLDEVPQLWNVLRGDMGFVGPRPERPEFVPWLSEQIPYFDLRHMIRPGLTGWAQVRYGYGATLAQSREKLEFDLYYIKHMSLGLDLLIMFETVKTIIRRQGAQ
- a CDS encoding sigma-54 dependent transcriptional regulator, with the translated sequence MIHQSESVAALNLPPLDIIFGKTAAMQAVRNKLERVAETDVPVLIQGESGTGKEVCVRLLHALSKRASGSLVKVSCPAIPHSLLETELFGYEKGAFTGAMSTKQGRVEQAHLGTLFLDEVGSLDLAVQAKLLQVLQDGTFTRVGGHDPRTITTRLVSAANCDLRNQVEDGTFRLDFLFRINAVTINLPPLRQRIADLPILIDYFIDHYAKVFHHAPELLSKSAVRLMQNYHWPGNIRQLENLIRSYVLIGSEDALVAELMPETPRSGITTEIDLSEPVSLKDITKKATQDLERQIILKVLQENSWNRQKTAKWLQISYRSLLYKLSEVGMPEVPPRPLRIPGLVKKTSERTLKPALSSRGRIY
- a CDS encoding sigma-54 dependent transcriptional regulator encodes the protein MSASLSYPVSASKSIAKSRAQILILEPDLAVLDYLRSTLRGKYALNLFSEEQTLLDRLDQHDDPDLLLLALHSNRDPIPLLTQVRCTKPHLPVIVLSGSSELRDIETVIRLGVRAIVMKPFVGCDVEATIEEHLASADKKTSADTPREIPLNETHSFVRSSKRMRDLESQAALVARADIPLLILGESGTGKEILALYTHMMSARSQHIFLKVNCAAVPAELLESELFGYEQGAFTGAIKTKPGKFEVCTGGTIFLDEIGEMPAILQAKLLQVLQDGTFSRLGSRAPMKVDVRVIAATNINMKEAMAQKTFREDLYYRLNGFTLNIPPLRERREEIPVLAEYFMRKGAKRYGRDELSFSPKLMNALTEHVWPGNLRELENVVNRYLVLGDERAILEELSPSNGTQSTSSPVAETPGSAGLKALVRGLKGDAEATAIARVLEGTGWNRKAAASDLQISYKALLYKIKQYDLSPRSQA
- a CDS encoding VCBS repeat-containing protein, with protein sequence MIRSRIRPNPTTCLLVTALAVAVFSPIPTWAAGPGTLPTVASAASPSTSAAASDSDDTPDQASHLLVMADFNRDGTADIARAVLPAGDESGPALLTVSLGQADGTYKQVFSRTVLGHAPRYIVAGDFNQDGFPDVIVGDDDGELMLFAGDGTGNLVAAGDIAHLSSVVSIVVADFNHDGILDVAVTDWRASSVTVFLGAGKGLFRKEWSVPLRMPGTSPHLAAADFNGDGIPDLAVVYDDDEGATFDVLLGNGKGDFTLSPGLSLTRDPNSHCVT